In a genomic window of Gossypium arboreum isolate Shixiya-1 chromosome 9, ASM2569848v2, whole genome shotgun sequence:
- the LOC108454226 gene encoding uncharacterized protein LOC108454226, with product MDARRMSRAVPRVRQVGFFTPNTPVQQPRPQSAAPSSESPPLSDSPASNSLSPVMIPPPRHLSDNLGGRTAAVPVPGRENSGELPTVGSYNLSESVLWLDSPPRSRIGDEELSEGAESSLGWYRRSNSAKFASSLPSGGFNLSTVKHPESVAAVEAKNPLPGKSEAQKEQASSSKPLKAKTTKAERRALQESQRAAKAASKAEANKSGTAGGAPSSKPMKQPPLKKDGPPVASSIAASERIGVDRSVEKERKKDLPPPRKQFDDESPGGRAKRRSVLNQPEARNRVELFRHLPPHKNGTQLPYLQSKFFELHEKHPAVYKVGLQYLAGDLSGGNARCIAMLQAFQEAIRDYSTPPEKTLTRDLTSKIGGFVSFLIECRPLSMSMGNAIRFLKSRIARLPLTLSESEAKTTLCSDIDRFINEKIVLADKVILRHAATKIRDGDVLLTYGSSCVVEMILLYAHELGKQFRVVVVDSHPILEGQKLLRRLVVKGLSCIYTQLNAISYVMHEVTRVFLGASSIFSNGTVYSMVGTASVAMVAHAFRVPVLVCCEAYKFHERVQLDSICFNELGDPDAISKVPGRVDVNFLDNLTDKQKENLELLNLKYDATPSDYISVIVTDYGMIPPTSVPVIVREYRKEYLLI from the exons ATGGACGCGCGTCGTATGTCACGAGCCGTCCCCAGAGTCCGCCAAGTCGGCTTCTTCACTCCTAACACGCCGGTTCAGCAGCCTCGGCCGCAATCAGCCGCTCCAAGCTCCGAATCGCCTCCACTCTCTGATTCTCCTGCCAGCAACTCCCTCTCTCCCGTCATGATACCGCCGCCGCGTCACCTCTCCGACAACCTTGGCGGACGCACCGCCGCTGTGCCCGTTCCTGGGCGGGAAAACTCTGGAGAGCTTCCTACCGTTGGAAGTTACAACCTATCAGAGTCAGTGTTGTGGTTGGATTCACCGCCTCGTAGTCGAATTGGTGACGAAGAGCTCTCGGAGGGGGCAGAGTCGTCGTTGGGATGGTATCGGAGGAGTAATTCAGCAAAATTTGCCTCAAGTCTTCCCAGTGGCGGTTTCAATTTGTCTACAGTGAAGCATCCGGAAAGTGTTGCTGCAGTGGAAGCTAAGAATCCATTGCCTG GAAAAAGTGAAGCGCAAAAGGAGCAAGCATCAAGTTCAAAGCCTCTAAAAGCGAAAACAACAAAAGCTGAGAGACGTGCCTTGCAGGAGTCTCAACGGGCTGCTAAAGCTGCTTCTAAAG ctGAGGCAAATAAATCTGGTACAGCTGGGGGAGCACCTTCTTCTAAACCCATGAAGCAGCCACCACTAAAGAAAGATGGCCCTCCAGTTGCATCTTCAATTGCAGCTTCTGAAAGAATAGGAGTTGATCGGTCAGtggagaaagagaggaagaaagatcTTCCTCCTCCACGTAAGCAATTTGATGATGAGAGTCCTGGGGGTAGGGCTAAAAGGCGATCTGTGTTGAATCAACCTGAAGCTAGGAATAGAGTTGAACTCTTTCGCCATCTGCCGCCACACAAAAATGGAACTCAGCTTCCTTATTTGCAGTCGAAATTTTTTGAACTTCATGAGAAGCATCCTGCTGTGTACAAG GTTGGATTGCAGTATTTGGCTGGAGATTTGTCAGGAGGAAATGCACGTTGTATTGCAATGCTGCAGGCATTTCAGGAGGCTATCAGAGACTATTCCACACCACCTGAAAAAACCCTCACCAGAGATTTAACTTCCAAAATTGGTGGTTTTGTTTCTTTTCTGATTGAATGCCGCCCACTTTCTATGAGCATGGGAAATGCAATCAGGTTTCTGAAGAGTCGTATTGCCAGGTTACCACTAACTCTCTCTGAATCAGAAGCAAAAACAACCCTTTGTTCTGACATTGATCGTTTCATAAATGAGAAGATAGTGCTTGCTGATAAGGTGATACTTAGACATGCTGCTACAAAAATCAGAGATGGCGATGTTCTTCTGACATATGGATCATCATGTGTTGTTGAAATGATTCTTTTGTATGCCCATGAGCTTGGGAAACAGTTTCGTGTTGTGGTGGTAGACTCGCATCCGATTCTTGAAGGCCAAAAGCTACTTCGTAGGCTGGTGGTAAAGGGCCTTAGTTGTATTTATACTCAATTAAATGCAATTTCTTATGTCATGCACGAAGTCACTCGAGTTTTTCTTGGGGCTTCCTCTATATTTTCTAATGGGACTGTATATTCGATGGTTGGAACTGCATCTGTTGCTATGGTTGCTCATGCATTCCGTGTTCCAGTTTTGGTCTGCTGtgaagcatataaatttcatgaAAGGGTGCAACTTGATTCAATCTGCTTTAACGAGTTAG GTGATCCAGATGCCATATCAAAGGTCCCAGGAAGAGTGGATGTGAATTTTTTAGATAACTTGACTGATAAACAGAAGGAAAACCTTGAACTTCTTAATTTAAA ATATGATGCCACTCCTTCAGATTACATCTCAGTGATTGTTACAGATTATGGCATG ATCCCTCCCACAAGTGTGCCTGTCATTGTGCGCGAGTATCGGAAGGAGTACTTGTTGATATAG